One stretch of Pseudomonas sp. NC02 DNA includes these proteins:
- a CDS encoding type I secretion system permease/ATPase, with protein sequence MNDAVMLADETNAVQTPLNPAPAVDYEVWLEAVLSVARHYRLECSAQSVRIAAQWTEGASVEEVVRQMARQAGLNCVIADFSETTLMQRQLPVVLQFADGQVGVLETLGDGDNLGIAYSGDGGLQSRLTRQDLLEQARKSVILRPMAAVRDRRVDDYIKPYEKAWFKNIVLRDLRPYGYVMLASLVTSVLGLAGVLFSMQVYDRVIPAESMPTLYVLFGGVMLALVFDFIMRITRVRITDMLGKRADLRVSDLVFGHAIRLRNSARPKSTGSFISQLKELEQLRELITSSTATALADLPFFLLFLVIYWLIAGPLVAVPMVAVLFLIVPGLLAQKKLAALANESMRESSLRSAMLVETIQGLDDIKALQAEQRFQQQWNHYNATCGDASLRLRLLTNKLVAWSNNVQGSVFAVVVVFGAPMVMASDMTTGSLVAASILASRMMAPMSQITQVLTRWQQAKVALQGLNRIMELPVDHPEGSKRVHLPVIKGQYALSQATFQYSDDAPVPALRVADLKIQPGERIAILGRNGAGKSTLLQALAGMLDLKAGTISLDSVALSHIDPADVRRDVGLMTQNSRLFHGTLRDNLIMGAPHASDQEILQALALTGAGDFIGKFADGLDHMILEGGLGLSGGQRQSLLLSRLMIRQPHIVLLDEPTASLDEATERQLIHNLDRWAAHRTLIIATHRMSVLSLVNRVIVVDNGQIIVDDSKANAIARLSKPKGKTQ encoded by the coding sequence ATGAATGATGCTGTGATGCTTGCGGACGAAACCAACGCAGTACAAACACCGCTGAACCCGGCGCCCGCAGTGGATTATGAAGTGTGGCTGGAGGCCGTCCTGAGCGTGGCCCGGCATTACCGCCTGGAATGCTCGGCCCAAAGCGTGCGCATCGCTGCACAATGGACCGAAGGCGCTTCGGTGGAAGAGGTGGTACGGCAGATGGCCCGCCAGGCGGGGTTGAACTGCGTGATTGCCGACTTCAGCGAAACCACGCTGATGCAGCGCCAATTACCGGTGGTGCTGCAATTTGCCGACGGCCAGGTGGGTGTGCTCGAAACCCTCGGCGACGGCGACAACCTGGGCATCGCCTACAGCGGCGACGGCGGCCTGCAAAGCCGGCTCACCCGCCAGGACCTGTTGGAGCAAGCGCGCAAGAGCGTGATTCTGCGACCCATGGCGGCAGTGCGTGACCGGCGTGTCGACGACTACATCAAGCCTTACGAGAAGGCGTGGTTCAAAAACATCGTGCTGCGCGACCTGCGGCCCTATGGCTATGTGATGCTCGCGTCGCTGGTCACCAGCGTGCTGGGGTTGGCCGGGGTACTGTTTTCGATGCAGGTGTACGACCGGGTGATCCCGGCCGAATCCATGCCCACCCTGTATGTGCTGTTTGGCGGGGTGATGCTGGCGCTGGTGTTTGATTTCATCATGCGCATCACCCGTGTGCGCATCACTGACATGCTCGGCAAACGCGCGGATCTGCGCGTTTCCGACCTGGTGTTCGGGCATGCCATTCGCTTGCGTAACAGCGCCCGGCCGAAGTCCACCGGCTCGTTCATTTCGCAGCTCAAGGAACTGGAACAACTGCGTGAGCTGATCACCTCCAGCACCGCCACGGCGCTGGCCGATCTGCCGTTCTTCCTGCTGTTTCTGGTGATCTACTGGTTGATCGCCGGCCCGCTGGTGGCGGTGCCAATGGTGGCTGTGCTGTTCCTGATAGTGCCCGGGCTGTTGGCGCAGAAAAAACTCGCGGCACTGGCGAATGAGTCGATGCGTGAAAGCTCGTTGCGCAGCGCCATGCTGGTGGAGACCATACAAGGCCTGGACGACATCAAGGCGTTGCAGGCCGAACAGCGCTTCCAGCAACAATGGAATCACTACAACGCCACCTGCGGCGACGCCAGCCTGCGCCTGCGCCTGCTCACCAACAAACTGGTGGCCTGGAGCAACAATGTGCAGGGCTCGGTGTTTGCCGTGGTGGTGGTGTTCGGTGCGCCGATGGTCATGGCCAGCGACATGACCACCGGTAGCCTTGTCGCGGCGTCTATCCTGGCGTCGCGGATGATGGCGCCGATGTCCCAGATCACCCAGGTGCTGACGCGCTGGCAGCAGGCCAAGGTTGCGCTGCAAGGCCTGAACCGGATCATGGAATTGCCGGTGGACCATCCCGAGGGCAGCAAGCGCGTGCACCTGCCGGTGATCAAAGGCCAATACGCGCTGAGCCAGGCCACATTCCAGTATTCCGACGATGCCCCCGTGCCGGCGCTGCGTGTGGCCGACCTGAAGATCCAGCCGGGCGAGCGCATCGCGATTCTGGGGCGTAACGGCGCGGGTAAATCCACGCTGTTGCAGGCATTGGCCGGGATGCTCGACCTCAAGGCTGGCACCATCAGCCTGGATAGCGTTGCCCTCAGCCACATCGACCCCGCCGACGTGCGCCGCGACGTGGGGCTGATGACACAAAACTCGCGGCTGTTCCACGGCACGCTGCGCGACAACCTGATCATGGGGGCGCCGCATGCCAGCGATCAGGAAATCCTCCAGGCCCTGGCGCTGACCGGTGCGGGCGACTTCATCGGCAAGTTCGCCGACGGCCTGGACCACATGATCCTGGAAGGTGGCCTGGGCCTGTCGGGCGGGCAGCGTCAGTCGCTGCTGCTGTCGCGGCTGATGATTCGCCAGCCGCATATCGTGTTGCTCGACGAGCCCACCGCGTCCCTGGATGAAGCGACCGAGCGCCAGTTGATCCACAACCTCGACCGCTGGGCAGCCCACCGCACGCTGATTATCGCCACGCACCGCATGAGTGTATTGAGCCTGGTGAATCGGGTGATCGTGGTCGACAACGGCCAGATCATCGTCGATGACAGCAAAGCCAACGCGATTGCGCGCCTGTCCAAACCGAAGGGGAAAACCCAGTGA